AATACTGTCATTAAGGCAACTCCTAAATCTCCTAAATTCCAAACCCAAGTATACTGAGCTATTCCCCCGAAAAATAACATTACAATCATAAATACTCTATAAATATTTTGTGATTTCCAGTTATCTCCAAACAAAAAAGCTATATTTCCTCTAGCATAAAATGTTAATCCTAAAAATGTACTAAAACTAAATAAAAATAAAATTATAGCTATAAATACAACTCCTATTTCTCCTATATGATATCTCATGGCTTCTTGCAATAAATCCATACCCATAAGCCCTTGCATTTTTTCACTAGGAACTAATAAAATTATGAATGCTGAACAACTACAAATAAACAAAGTGTCTATAAAAACTCCTAACGATTGTATTAAACCTTGTTTAGCTGGATGATCAATGTCAGCTGCTGCTGCTGCACAAGGAGCTGATCCTGATCCTGCTTCATTAGAAAATAATCCTCTTTTAACTCCGTTCATTAAAACTGCTCCAAATCCTCCTGCAACTACTTGCTTAAATCCCAAAGCTTGGCTAACTATCTCTTTGAACATATTTGGAATGAATGCTATATTCTTCAATAAAATAAAAATTGTTATTAATAAATATAATCCTGCCATAATAGGAACTATTTTATCTAAAATATTAACTACAGCTTCTTTTTTAAATATAACAATTGTAGATAACATAACTAATAACATAGTTGTGTACAAAGGAGAAATCCCAAATGCATTATCAAATGATTGAGAAACTGAATTTGCAACTATTTGGCTTATCCCTCCCCAACAAATTAAAGCTGATACTGCAAACAAAACTGCTATTATTTTAAAACCTGAAGCCTTTCTAAATATTTCTCCACTATTTGTAAATAATTTATTTTCTTCATTTATTTCTGTTTTATTGATGTCATTTTTTTCTAACTTTGTAGTTAATGTCATTCTCTTTATATAGTAAGCTGGTCCTCCTCTAAAGCCACCATATAATGGGTCTTTTTCTTTATATATTTGTGCTAATGTTGACTCTATAAAAGCTGTTGCTGAACCAAGTAAAGCTACTATCCACATCCAAAATACTGCTCCTGCTCCACCAAAAGTTATTGCTGCTGCAACTCCTGCTAAATTTCCCATTCCTACTCTTGTGGCTGTAGCAACGATTAAAGCTTGAAGACCTGAAATACTTTTAGAATCTTTTGTCTTTTTAGGTTCTGTTACAACTTTTAACATTTGAGGAAATAATCTAAATGGTAAAAATCTAGTTTTTAAAGTAAAATATATTCCAGATGGTAATAACAATAAAACTATTACACTCAACCCTATTTTTACATCTCCTAGAGTTAAAACTACCATATCTCCCCATAAAAATTTATTCAAAGCATCTATTATATTAATAAACACCTTTGCTACTATATTTTCTCCCATTAAGCTTCCACCTTTTCAATTTTTTTTAAACATTTTTAATTTTTAATTTTTAATGTTTTTTTTATATATAAAGAAAGTATACACTAGAGCCCCTCACAAAGTCAAGGAAGATGTTTAACTTTTTTTGTTTAATTTTTTTTGTAATCTTTCAAAGTAGTGAGGTGAATCTCCTTTTTGAAAATAACCCACCTCTTCTCCCATTTCTTTTAAATTTTTTTCAAGTGAATATTTAACTTCTTTTGAATTGTCTTTAACTCCTGGCTTTCCGTCATATAAATTATAATTCTTTCTAGCTTCTATTTTTGTTGTATTTGGCATTATTACATTGGCCCCTGCTTTTATACCTTTTTCTCTCCCTTTTTCATCTAAAACTTGTAACGCTGTTGTTGCAGCAATGTTTATATCCTTAAGAAAAATTCTACAAATTGCTATCATTTTTAAAGATAACTCCAATCTTCTTTCTTCAGAAATAATATCATTTTTAAACTCTTTACCCATAGGGGTATCCTCATGTAATATATATGGTCCCATTCCTATCATATCTAAATCTATTTCTTTAAAAAATAAAATATCATTTACTAAATCTTCTGGAGTTTGACCTGGAATTCCAATCATAACACCACTTCCTACTTGATATCCTGCTTTTTTTAAATCCTTTAAAGCTTTTAATCTTTTTTCATAAGAATGTAAGTTGTCATCATAATGTATCTTTTTAAATAATTCTTTATTTGTTGTTTCTATTCTTAAAAGATATCTACTTGCTCCTGCATTAAACCATTTTTTATAAGTTTCATAATTTTGCTCCCCTAAAGAAAGAGTTATCCCCATATCTAGTTCAGAAAGATTCTGAATTCTTTTAATTATATCTTCTATAAAATTAATATGCTCTTTATCTATTCTTTCTCCAGCTTGAATGGCCATAGAAGCATAACCATTTTTATAAATTAATTTAGCCGATTCAATAATATCTTCCTTAGTTAAGGAAAATCTTTCAACTTTTTTATTATCTTTTCTTATTCCACAATACTTACAATTTTTTATACAAATATTACTGCATTCAATTAGACCTCGATAGAAAACTTTATTCCCTCTATGCTTTAACTTTATTTCGTAAGCTTTCTTAAAAAGTTTATCTAAATCTTCCCTATTATCTATCAACATCAATTTTAATAAATCTTCTTTTTCTAATTGATTCTTATTTAATATATCTTCTATCATTTTTCCCTCCTTAAACTAAAACTATAATAGTTACATCATAACATTTTTTAATCTTTTTATAAATTTATTTGAAAAAAAAATATCTATATGTTAAACTCTATACATATAGGGGTATACCCTAACAAAAATGGAGGTTGATTTATGAATTTAGAATTAAATATAAACAATTTAAATTGCGCTCATTGCGGTCATAAAATTGAAACTGCTATCGCAAAGTTACCTGATGTTGAAAAATGTTATTTAAATTTCTATATAAAAAAAATAACATTAACAGTTGATAAAAATGTAAACATAAAAGATTTACTGAAAGAAATTAATTTGATAGCAAATAAAATAGAATATGGTGTTAGTTTTACCTCTAATAATTCTGAAGAAACTAATTGTAATTATCCTGAAGAATGTAAGTGCTCTGACACGCATAATAAAGGCTCTAATTTTAAAAATTATTCTTATGACAAGCATAAAATTAATAATTTAATCTTAGTAATAGCTACAATAAGTTTAGTTTTATCTTTATTTTTCCCTTTTAGTGTATATAAAAAATTAATTTTAATTATTATATACTTTTTAGTTGGATATGACATACTATGGAAATCTATTCTAAATTTAAAAAATAAAAATTTTTTAGACGAAAATTTCTTAATGTCTCTAGCTACTATTGGAGCTATTTCTATAGGAGAGTATACTGAAGCTATTGGTGTTATGATTTTTTATAAGATTGGAGAATATTTTCAAGAAAAAGCAGTAGGAAATTCTAAGAAATCTATAGAATCTCTTTTAAAACTAAAAAATATCACTGCAAATTTAAAAGACATATCAGGAGAAACTAAAAAAGTTAGACCTGAAGCACTAAAAAAAGATGATATTATAATTGTTAAAGTTGGAGAAAGTATTCCTGTAGATGGAATAATTATTAAAGGTAGTTCTAGTCTTAATAGTGCTGCATTAACTGGAGAATCCTTACCTATTTCTGTCCAGATAGGAACAGAAGTTTTAAGCGGAAATATTAATCTTGAAGAAATTCTAGAAATTAAGGTTTTAAGAGAATATAAAAATTCTGCAATTAGTAAAATTATTAAAATGGTTGAAGAATCTAATTCTAAAAAATCTGAAATTGATAAATTTATAACTAAATTTGCTAAATATTATACACCTATTGTAGTTTCTTCAGCAGTTTTTATTGCTTTAATAATCCCATTATTTCTAGGAGATTTTCAACTTTGGTTTAAAAAAGCTTTGATTTTTCTAGTTATATCTTGCCCTTGTGCACTTGTGTTATCTGTCCCTTTAACTTTTTTTAGTAGTATTGGTCTATGTTCTAAAAGAGGGATTTTAGTAAAAGGTGCTAATTATTTAGAAAGATTAAACAAAATTGATTCTATTATTTTTGATAAAACTGGAACTCTTACTAAAGGAACTTTTAAAATAGATGAGATTATCCATATAAATTCTTCTAAAAATGAAGTTTTAGAAATTGCTAAAGCTGGAGAAATTTACTCTAATCATCCTCTAGCTAAATCAATACTTAATTATAATACTTTTAAAATAAATGAAAACAATATAAATAATTACAAAGAAATTTCTGGAAAAGGAATCTCTTGCACCTATAAAAACGATTCTATTCTAGTTGGAAATAAAAAATTAATGGATACTTTTAATATAAATTATAATCATATAAATTTATTGGAAAATAACTCTAATGTTTTTATTGCTAAAAATAATAATTTAATTGGAATAATTAAATTTTCAGATGAAATAAAAGAAGATGCTACAAAAACAATTAATTTTTTAAAAGATATCGATATTTCTTCATATCTTTTAACTGGAGATAATAAAAATATTGGAGAAAAAGTTGGTTCTAAAATAGGCTTTAAGAAAGAAAATATTTTTACCAATCTTTTACCTGAAAATAAAGTTTCTATTTTAACAAAAATAAAAGATAAAAGTAAGGGTACTATTTTTGTTGGTGATGGTATAAATGATGCTCCTTCTTTAAATTTAGCTGATATTGGTATTGCTATGGGAGGAATTGGAAGTGATATTGCTGTAGAATCTGCTGATATTGTATTAATTAACGATGAGCCTTCTAAAATTATTGAGTTATTAAAGATAGTTAAAATAAATAAAAAAATCGTTATTCAAAATATTACATTTTCTTTAGGAGTCAAATTTATTGTAATGCTTCTTGGGATTATGGGGTTAGCCAACATATGGATGGCAATATTTGCTGATGTTGGAGTTTCACTAATTGCAGTTTTAAATGCTTCTAGAATATTAAAGATAAAAAAGTTATAATTTATGATATAATACATATATTAGTTCAGAATATATATAAATTCCTGCCTAATGCAGGAATTTTTTTTAGGAGGTTATAATTTTGATTTATTTTTTATATGGAGATATTCCCTTACAACTTAAATATGAAGTTTTAATTAATAAATTACGGAAAGAACATCATAATTTCCCAGAGAAAATTTTTGATGCATCTCAAGATGATATGGAATTTATTTTCCAAGCGTTATCATCTAATAATATGTTTATACCTCTGGAACTTATTGTTATTAAAAATTTAGATAAAATTAAAAATCTATCTAAATTTTTTAAAGGATTAAAAGAATTTAATTATTCTAAAAAGATTGTAATTTTAATGTATAATGAATTTTTTAATGATTTTGGCACAGTTCAAAATGAGGTCTCTAAAACAATTTTAAAGTCTGCTGAAAAAATTTGTAAATTAGTTTCTGCTAGAAAAGCTGATGAAAAAAAATCACTCTTATTCTATATCAAAGAAAAACTTAATTGTTCTGATTATGATGCTGAAAAATTTTTAGAAATGATTGGAGAAGACTTTATTAAATTAAAAAATGAAATCAATAAAGTCAATAATTTTTTCAATAGAAATCCTTTTAATTTAGAAAAAGCTATTCCTATTTTATCAATAAATAAAGAATTTAATTTAAATCTATTATGCCAAGAATTAATATATAAAAAGAAACATAAAAATTTAATTTTAAATTTAAAAAGCACAAAAAATTATATGCTTTTTTTGAATATAATTTCAGAAGAAATAACAATCTTAATGAAATTAAAAAATTTAGAAGAACGAGGAATTATTAGCTCTAATATAAATTTTAATTTATTTAAAAATAAAATTTATCCTACAATAAAAGAAATATTTAAAAATAAAAATCGTTATATGCATCCTTATCCTTTATTTCTTAAATTTCAATATTTAAAACTTTTTGAATTTAATTTTTTAGAAAAAAAATTAAATGAATGTTTAGAAGCTGAATTTAATTTTAAATCTGGCTTAACAGAAGGCTTCTCTTCTATTGAATTATTTATAATAAATTTTAATAACTAAATAAAAGGACGGTAATTTATGAAAAAAATGTTAATCAGTTTATTCTTAACAGCATCTTTAACATGTTTAGCTAATGGTGAAGGAGGATTTGTAAAATCTGATTTAAAAGAAAATATGACTAAAAATGATAAAGCTTCAGTACTTGTTGTTCATTTCGGTACAACTTTTGATGATACTAGAGCTAAAACTATTGATGCTCTTAACAGTGATATAAAAAATAATTTTAAAGATTTTAAAGTGGAGGAAGCTTATACATCTAGAATCATTATGAGAAGACTCAAAACTAGAGGAATTAAAAAAGATAATCCTGCAGAAGCTCTTGATAAACTTATCAGTGAAGGATACACTCATTTAATTGTTCAATCTAGTAATATTATTCCTGGAATTGAATTTAAAACTCTTGAAAAACAAGTTGAAATGTATAAAGATAAATTTAAAGAAATTAGAATTGGGCATCCTCTTCTTTCAAAATCAGAAAATTATAAAAAAGTTTTAACAATATTAAGAAATGATATTGGAGAATTAGATAAAAATGAAGCAGTTGTTTTAGTTGGACACGGAACACATGATTCTGCTAACTCTACTTATGCTTGTGTAGATTATGTTGCAAAAGATCTTGAACTTCCTTTCTATGTAGGAACTATTGAAGGTTACCCTACTATTGAAAATGTTATCAAAAATTTAAAGAAAGATCATGTAAAAAAAGTTATTCTTACTCCATTTATGTTTGTTGCAGGAGATCATGCTAATAATGATATTGCTGTGGATTGGAAAGAAACTCTTGAAAGAAATGGTTTTATTGTAGAAAATAGAATTAAAGGACTAGGAGAAGTTAAAGAAATTAGAAATTTAATGATTGAAAATGCTAAATTTATGACAACACATAAAGAAGAAGATATGATTTCCAAAAAACTTTTCTACAGTAAACAAAAAGATAATTAATTTATTTATTTTAAAACTAAAAAAGATTGTATTAAAAAAATACAATCTTTTTTTAATAATTTTTCAAAGCTTCTAAAAAATCTTGTTTCATTTCCTCTCTTAAATCCAAAGGTTCTAATATAATAGCTTCTTTTAGAAATTGTCTAAAATATAACTTTGCATTTTCATTAGAAGACTCAAATAAATATACATCATTTTTTTTACTTACTAATCTTGGCCTATAATTTGTTAACCCTTTTAATAATTTTTTTCCTTCATTAGAAAGCCTAACTTTTACAAAATTTCCATTTCCTAAAAAAGGATCAAACTTTTTTCTAACACTTTCTATATATTTTTTATTTTTTCCCTTTATTTTTTCTTCTAAAATTGAAATAACTTCTAAATCTTTCAATTTATAATTATGATAGGTTTTATCATCATCTACAAAACAAAATAGAAAATTTTCATCTCCTTGTTCTTCTCTTTTCAAAAAATAAGGCTCCACTGTTTCTATTTTATTATTATATTTTATTTTTATTTTTTTCTTATTTCTTATTGCTTCTAATATTATTTTAACTTTATCTTCAAAAACAAAAAGTTCCCTAATATATTTGAATTTAGAACAATATCTTTCAAATAATTCTCTAAAAAATTCAGCTTCTATTTCAACGTTATTTTCTTTCAAAATATCATAATAAATTCTTTTATTTGAAACATTTAAATCGAATTGAACAATCTTTTTTAAAGGTCTCCCTTGAGTTTCTAACTCTTTTTCTATATCTATTTCTTTTTTATATTTTAATTTATCTAAAATATAATTACATAACTTATTATTATTTATTCCAAATTCTTCAATATCATTTTTCATCATACGCCAAATATCTTCTGGAACTGTAACTCTTATCTTTTTCATTTTGACCACCTTTTAAAAAAATAATATATTATTTCCTTTATTATAACATAATTTATATTTTTTAGTGTATAATATATTTATTATAATCACTTTTAAAAAAGGAGCTAGTTATGAAATTTGTAAAATTTATTCCTAAAAATTCACAAAAAGAAACTTTAGGTATTTTATCTAAATGTGAAAAATTTATTATTGAATTGAAATCTATTAATTCCTGTTTTAATTTTAATTCAACTTTAGAATTAATTGAAAATATTACTGAAGATAATATATCTCTTTTAAATAATATTAATATTTTAAATAATTTAGAAAATTATAATATCTTTTCAATTAAAAATGTAAATCTTCTATCTCCATTCAAACAAACAAAACATGATATTATTTGTGCTGGCTTTAATTATATGGATCACTTAAAAGAAATAAAAAAAGACATATCTCATAACAAAAAAAATACAATATATTTTTCTAAAAGAGCTACTTATATACTTGGTCCTAATGATAAAATTATATCTCATTCTGATATTAATGACTCATTAGACTATGAAGTAGAACTAGCTGTAATTATTGGAAAAAAAGGATATCAAATCAAAGAAAATGAAGTAGAAAATTATATTTTTGGGTACACTATTTTAAATGATATTTCTTCTAGAAATCTTCAAGGAAAATACAGACAATGGTATCTTGGTAAAAGCTTAGATTCATTTACTAGTTTAGGGCCATTTATTATTCATAAATCTTCTTTACCTCTGCCTTTTGAAATTAATATTTCTAGTTATTTAAACGGAGAACTTCGGCAAAAATCAAATACTAAAAATATGATCACACCTATAAATAAAATGATTGTAGAACTTTCTCAAGGAATCACTCTTGAACCTGGAGATATTATAGCAACAGGAACATGCTCTGGGGTTGGAGTAGGATTTACTCCTCCAAAATATATGCACTCTGGTGATAAAATTGAATGCATTATTGAAAAAATTGGTAATCTCACAAATTTTGTTAAATAAAAAAATGGAACTTTACAGTTCCATTTTTATTTTTAATTATTGTTTTATTTTTTAGAAGTTTTCTGCAAATGCTTGTAAAGAAGTTCTTGCTTGACCAAAGTCTACCATTTGTTGATCATAACCGAATTTTACATGTGGCATTTCTGCTTCATCTAAAGCTTTTCTTAATGATGGATATTCTATTTCTTCTGGATCGCAGAATTGCATCATTCCTATTATTACACCGTCAGCTCCTGCTTTTTTAGCTTGCTCTGCTATGTATAATGGTCTTGTAAATATTGTTGGGTCATATAAGATTGTATCATTATCTTGGTTTGCAAATTGCTCTGCTAATGCTCTTACTGGATCTTTTTCGTCCATTGATACATCTACTCTTATTGCTCTTGTTTCTTGAGCTACATCGTCACCAACTATTACTAATCCATATTCATCAAATAATTGTAATAATTTTGGATTATCCATTATTATTCCTGAAGTAAATACTTTTGCTCCTTTAGGTGATACTTCTTCCATTTTCTTTAATTCTTCATTTAATTCTTTTACTAATACTGTATGCTCATCTTTTAACATGAAGAACGCACTTTTTAATACAGCTGATCTTGAAACTGCTGAAATTACATCTGAATGCTTTCCTGCTAGTTCTATGAATTCTCTTCTTGCTGCTCTACTTTCATTGTATACTTTAAATGCATTATACATTTTTTCATCTGTTATTTCTTTTCCTGCTATTTCTTCTAATTGACCTTTTATTCTATTATATTCAGTCATTGTATATTTTATTCCGTATTCTGGTTTTCTGCTTTGTGGATGCGCTAAAAACATGAATGGTAATTGAGGTACTGCTACACGGAAATTTTGAGTAAATGGACGTAATGTATCACACATTGAACTTAAAATTACTCCTGATAATCCATCTAAAGTTCCATCTAATCCCATTTCTAATCCCATTTGTGCTATTGTACAATAGAATGATGGGAAATATTCTTTTGCTTTATTTGGTGTTCCATGTTTTCCCCATACTCCCATTGGTACCATATCTGCTGCATAAACTATTTCTTCTGGAACATAATATGGGAAACATCCTATTACTTTTTTACCTTGCTCTGTATATTTAGCTAATTGTTTTTTTGGATTATATGCAATTTCTTTTAATTCTTTTATTAACTCTTCTACTCTAGTCATTACTTGTTTCCTCCCTCTTTTGCAGCTTTGTTTGCTTGCATTACTTCAAATAATCCTTCTACACGAGTATTATATTGCTCTTCTGAGAAGTTTCTTGGATCCGCTTGGTCTCCATCAAATCCTGCAACTGCTACACCTAAATCTTTACGGAATCTTCTTTCCATTTCTGGCATATAACCACTCCATGGTTTACAACTTCTGTTATAGTGTACTAAGATACCATCAACATTGTTTTCTTTACAAATTGTTTCTCTCCACTCTACACCTTTTTCTATACAAACTGAGTTTGGAGCTTTACAATATGCTGCCATTAATTCGTCCATATTATTATATTCAAATCCAAATGCTGGAGCATAAACTACTGCTGTTGTGTTTATTCCTCTTTCTTTTAATGGCTTGAATAATTTTCCTAATTGTGGCCAACAAGGAATTCCTTCAAACATGATTCTATGATTTTCATCATATTTCCATGTTGATTTTCCTGTTTTTACATTTTCTTCTAATTCATCTGCTAATTGTTCAAAAGCTAATGCTGTTGCTTTTTTAGCACGAGCTGTAACTATATCTGCCATGTGATTGAATAAGTCGAATCCTGCAAATGGTGCTGGAGTATATTGTAAGTAACTACATACTTTTAACCATGCTTTTGCTGCTCTATTCGCATTAGAACAAGCTTCTTCAAATTTTTCCATATCCATTTTACGACCAGCTATTTTTTCTAGTTGTTTGATAGCATCGTCAAATTGTCCACGGATGTAATCTATTTTATTTTGATCTGGTTCTTTTGTATTTGCATAAGGAACGTCAATCATGATTAGTGGAATATTATGCATTCTTGCTAAGTTTTCATACCATTTTGTCATACAGTTACAAATATTATTACAACATAATACAAAATCTGGTTGTGGCATTGGTTTTTCTTCTGCTTCATGTCCTGCAGCGTAAGCTAGGTTTATTCTTGCATAAGCACAGATATCATTGTCAAATCCCATAGCTTCTGCATGTTCACACATTCTTTCTCCACCATGTTTTGCTCCAATTGCTGCTGCTTGGTTTTCAGGATAAACTAAGTTTAATCCTAATGCTTCTGTTATTTCAGAAGGGAATTTAGAAGATGACCATCCTACTGGTTCTCCTCTTTTTTTAGCATCCCATGCTGCTTGATAAACTTCTCTTTCAACTACTTCTCTAAGTACATATTTTGCAGCCTTTTTTTCTTCAGCTGGTTTATTTATTGCTTCACTCATTTTTTATTCACTCCTTCGTATTTTTTATATGCAAATAATGCTGCTCCAATTGCTCCTGCGTATTGTGTCAATGGAGATGTTTTTATTTCATGATTTAAAGCTTCTTCCATAGCTTTTACAACTCCACCATTTAACGCTACTCCACCTGTCATTACTAAATCATCTTCTATTCCGACTCTTTTAGCTAGTCCTCCAACTCTTCCTGCAACTGAACGATGAATACCCTTAATTATATCATTCTTATGAACCCCTTTTGCTAGTTGAGAAATAACTTCTGATTCTGCAAAAACAGTACAAGTTGAACTTATGCTTACATCTTCTGTAGATTGTGCTGACAATCCTTCTAGTTCACTAACTTTAACTTCTAAGATTTTTGCCATTACATCTAGAAATCTTCCTGTCCCTGCTGCACATTTGTCATTCATTACAAAATTACTTAGAACTCCATTTGGACCAACTTTTAATACCTTAGCATCTTGACCACCAATATCTATCACTGTTCTTACGTTTGGAAATAAATAATTAGCACCTTTTGCGTGACAACTTAGTTCACTCATTTGATGATCTGCCCATTCTAATAAAGAATTACGACCATACCCTGTTGCTAAAATAAAACTAATTTCCTCCCTAGAAAGTCCAGCTTCTTTTGTTACTTCTTCTATAACTCTTTTTGGACCACTAGTTCCTGCCCCCACATCAATAACTGCTTTACTAACGATTTCTTTCCCATCTTTTAGTATTACACTTTTTGATGCTGTAGAGCCTATATCAATTCCCATTGTATATATAGCGCTCATTACTACCTCCAATTCAAATTTTAAACATTATTATTTTCCATAACTTTATAGTTATATAAACTAATGTAAGATTATCTCTTTCCTCAAAAGAGAAAAGAGATAATCTCAACTATTATTATTTATAATTTCTAACTATTTTTTAAAAGTTTGAAATTCACGTATTGCTCTTGGTAATAGCATTTGATGGAATGCACATATTGATTTTGGATTTTGATAAGCTGCTTCAGCAAAAGCTTCAACATATCCACGAATAGATTTCATATCTATAATCTCATCTATCATTCCTGCTGCTGTACAAGATTGAGGTCTTGATTCAGCTGTAAATTTCTCTATTAATTTATTCATTTTATCTATTGTAGGTTGTAAATCTTTACCTGCTTTTTTGTCTTTTCCTAATCTTCTTGAGTACATTGCAGATGCTGCAGTTTCTCCGTTCATTACATATACTTCAGATGCTGCAGTTCCTACAGTAAATACATTTGTATTATTTCCTTGAGGTCCTCCAAGAACATAGTGAGCTGCTGCAGATGCTTTTCTTATAGTTACTTCAAATTGAGGCACTTTAGAATTTTCAATTGAATATATTAAAGATTGACCTAATCCTAATAATTCAGCTTTTTCAGCTTCATCTCCAACATCTATTCCTGTTGTATCTTGTAACCAAACTATTGGAAGACGATCTCTACCACATAAAGTTACAAATTCATTCATTTTTACAAGTCCTTGACGGTATAATTTACCTCCAATTCCTATTGCGTTTTCTTTGTATTCAGGATATTTCATAAGTAATCCTTGAGCATTAGCAACAACCCCTACTAATAATCCGTTTACTTTAGCTATACCAGTAACAACTTCTGGTCCATATCCTTTTTTATATTCAGAAAATTCACTATTATCAAATAAACGACCGATTACTTGATAAATATCGTAAGTTTTCTTTTGATTCATAGGAACTATAGTATATAAGTCTTCAGAATCAAATTGAGGCATTTTAGGGTCATCAACTCTAAAGAAATCTAAATTATATGCAGGTAACATTCCTAAATATTTTTTAATTCCTTCGATTACTCCTAATTCCTCTTGATATACTTCTCTCATGAATCCAGTTTCATTAAAATGAACTGAAACTGATCCTGGTGGTAATTGTTTTTTAGAATTGTTTACCATATCTGCCATTTGTTCAGCAGATTCCATGTCAACATATCCTTTTGGATTCATTCCACCTAATATTCCTGCTCCTCCAACTGCCATGTTAGCATTTCTATGAGCAATTAATACAGTAGGACTGATACTATGATATCCTCCACCTGCTGGATTTGTTCCATAGATTCCTACAATTACAGGAATTCCTAATTGTTGTAATTCAGCATTTCTAAAGAATGGAGTTCCTCCACCACGTCTATTTGGATAAACTTTATCTTGCTCATCAAACTTAACACCACTACAGTTTAAGATATAGATTAAAGGAATATTTAATAATTTAGCAGTATCAGAACCTCTTAATAAACTTTCTGCTTGACCTTTAATCCAAGCTCCAGCAAGTTTTTTGTTGTCAGATGCAACTATTACAGCCCATCTTCCATCAACTTTTCCTAGTCCTTTTACAATTCCTACTGTTCCATGTTTATTTCCTTCTGGATTAAATAAACTATTTAATGGACACCAAGTTCCTTTATCTACTAAAGCA
Above is a genomic segment from Fusobacterium sp. JB019 containing:
- a CDS encoding alanine/glycine:cation symporter family protein; amino-acid sequence: MGENIVAKVFINIIDALNKFLWGDMVVLTLGDVKIGLSVIVLLLLPSGIYFTLKTRFLPFRLFPQMLKVVTEPKKTKDSKSISGLQALIVATATRVGMGNLAGVAAAITFGGAGAVFWMWIVALLGSATAFIESTLAQIYKEKDPLYGGFRGGPAYYIKRMTLTTKLEKNDINKTEINEENKLFTNSGEIFRKASGFKIIAVLFAVSALICWGGISQIVANSVSQSFDNAFGISPLYTTMLLVMLSTIVIFKKEAVVNILDKIVPIMAGLYLLITIFILLKNIAFIPNMFKEIVSQALGFKQVVAGGFGAVLMNGVKRGLFSNEAGSGSAPCAAAAADIDHPAKQGLIQSLGVFIDTLFICSCSAFIILLVPSEKMQGLMGMDLLQEAMRYHIGEIGVVFIAIILFLFSFSTFLGLTFYARGNIAFLFGDNWKSQNIYRVFMIVMLFFGGIAQYTWVWNLGDLGVALMTVFNIMAILPLSSQAIDSLKDYEGKFLKKN
- the hydE gene encoding [FeFe] hydrogenase H-cluster radical SAM maturase HydE produces the protein MIEDILNKNQLEKEDLLKLMLIDNREDLDKLFKKAYEIKLKHRGNKVFYRGLIECSNICIKNCKYCGIRKDNKKVERFSLTKEDIIESAKLIYKNGYASMAIQAGERIDKEHINFIEDIIKRIQNLSELDMGITLSLGEQNYETYKKWFNAGASRYLLRIETTNKELFKKIHYDDNLHSYEKRLKALKDLKKAGYQVGSGVMIGIPGQTPEDLVNDILFFKEIDLDMIGMGPYILHEDTPMGKEFKNDIISEERRLELSLKMIAICRIFLKDINIAATTALQVLDEKGREKGIKAGANVIMPNTTKIEARKNYNLYDGKPGVKDNSKEVKYSLEKNLKEMGEEVGYFQKGDSPHYFERLQKKLNKKS
- a CDS encoding heavy metal translocating P-type ATPase, whose product is MNLELNINNLNCAHCGHKIETAIAKLPDVEKCYLNFYIKKITLTVDKNVNIKDLLKEINLIANKIEYGVSFTSNNSEETNCNYPEECKCSDTHNKGSNFKNYSYDKHKINNLILVIATISLVLSLFFPFSVYKKLILIIIYFLVGYDILWKSILNLKNKNFLDENFLMSLATIGAISIGEYTEAIGVMIFYKIGEYFQEKAVGNSKKSIESLLKLKNITANLKDISGETKKVRPEALKKDDIIIVKVGESIPVDGIIIKGSSSLNSAALTGESLPISVQIGTEVLSGNINLEEILEIKVLREYKNSAISKIIKMVEESNSKKSEIDKFITKFAKYYTPIVVSSAVFIALIIPLFLGDFQLWFKKALIFLVISCPCALVLSVPLTFFSSIGLCSKRGILVKGANYLERLNKIDSIIFDKTGTLTKGTFKIDEIIHINSSKNEVLEIAKAGEIYSNHPLAKSILNYNTFKINENNINNYKEISGKGISCTYKNDSILVGNKKLMDTFNINYNHINLLENNSNVFIAKNNNLIGIIKFSDEIKEDATKTINFLKDIDISSYLLTGDNKNIGEKVGSKIGFKKENIFTNLLPENKVSILTKIKDKSKGTIFVGDGINDAPSLNLADIGIAMGGIGSDIAVESADIVLINDEPSKIIELLKIVKINKKIVIQNITFSLGVKFIVMLLGIMGLANIWMAIFADVGVSLIAVLNASRILKIKKL
- a CDS encoding sirohydrochlorin cobaltochelatase is translated as MKKMLISLFLTASLTCLANGEGGFVKSDLKENMTKNDKASVLVVHFGTTFDDTRAKTIDALNSDIKNNFKDFKVEEAYTSRIIMRRLKTRGIKKDNPAEALDKLISEGYTHLIVQSSNIIPGIEFKTLEKQVEMYKDKFKEIRIGHPLLSKSENYKKVLTILRNDIGELDKNEAVVLVGHGTHDSANSTYACVDYVAKDLELPFYVGTIEGYPTIENVIKNLKKDHVKKVILTPFMFVAGDHANNDIAVDWKETLERNGFIVENRIKGLGEVKEIRNLMIENAKFMTTHKEEDMISKKLFYSKQKDN